The Synechocystis sp. PCC 7509 genome includes a window with the following:
- a CDS encoding DNA-methyltransferase gives MLNIKNAIIRGDSLQILKQFEDECVDLIITSPPYFQQRDYGNGELGIGNETTENDYLENLLKVFNECIRVTKKTGSIVYNLGDKYLNGKLSLIPYKFAIKANENNSAFLINQLTWAKLNPTPRQEKRKLIQATEPFFIFAKSKDYYFDLKNYLSHLDDINKNSNNKPSENLGKKYFQLIQNSDLSENEKIKAKHELNEVINLTHKGEIVGFRMKIRGIHKLAYGGQDGGRNNQIKNNGFTIIKILGNRMKKDVIESPVEITKNNHHPAVYPSYIIQELIKLLSKEGDIVLDPFCGSGTTCLAAKALGRNFTGIEINSKYVSLTNQRLKQASIQQEFFI, from the coding sequence ATGTTGAATATAAAAAACGCGATTATTAGGGGTGATAGTCTTCAAATCTTAAAACAATTTGAAGATGAATGCGTTGATTTAATTATTACTTCACCACCTTATTTCCAACAGCGAGATTATGGAAATGGTGAACTTGGAATAGGAAACGAAACAACGGAAAACGATTATCTGGAAAATCTACTAAAGGTTTTTAACGAATGTATTAGGGTTACTAAAAAAACAGGCTCAATTGTTTATAATCTTGGAGACAAGTACTTAAATGGTAAACTGTCATTAATTCCTTATAAATTTGCTATCAAAGCCAATGAAAATAACAGTGCTTTTCTCATTAACCAATTAACTTGGGCAAAGCTAAATCCAACACCGCGCCAAGAAAAACGAAAATTGATTCAAGCAACCGAGCCTTTTTTTATTTTCGCCAAGTCCAAAGATTATTATTTTGATTTAAAAAATTATTTAAGTCATTTAGATGATATTAATAAAAACAGTAATAATAAGCCATCGGAAAATCTGGGTAAAAAGTATTTTCAGCTAATCCAAAATTCCGATTTAAGCGAAAATGAAAAAATAAAAGCCAAGCATGAGCTAAACGAAGTAATCAATTTAACTCATAAAGGTGAGATTGTTGGTTTCAGGATGAAAATACGAGGTATCCATAAACTAGCATACGGGGGACAAGACGGTGGACGAAATAATCAAATAAAGAACAATGGTTTTACCATTATTAAAATTTTGGGCAATCGTATGAAAAAAGACGTTATTGAAAGTCCTGTCGAAATTACAAAAAACAATCATCATCCTGCCGTTTATCCTTCATATATTATTCAAGAATTAATTAAACTTTTAAGCAAAGAAGGAGATATAGTTCTCGATCCATTTTGCGGAAGTGGAACAACCTGTCTAGCAGCAAAAGCTTTAGGTCGAAATTTTACAGGAATCGAAATAAATTCAAAATATGTAAGTCTTACAAATCAAAGACTAAAACAAGCTTCTATTCAACAAGAATTTTTTATATGA
- the ispG gene encoding (E)-4-hydroxy-3-methylbut-2-enyl-diphosphate synthase, which yields MQTLTNPATLDTTIHRRKTRSVKVGNIIIGGGYPVVVQSMINEDTLDIDGSVAAIRRLHEIGCEIVRVTVPSMAHAKALAEIKQKLALTYQSVPLVADVHHNGMKIALEVAKHVDKVRINPGLYVFEKPKTSDYTQADFDEIGEKIRETLAPLVVSLRDRGKAMRIGVNHGSLAERMLFTYGDTPEGMVESALEFIRICESLDFGNIVISLKASRVPVMVAAYRLMAQRMDALGMDYPLHLGVTEAGDGEYGRIKSTAGIAPLLADGIGDTIRVSITEAPEKEISVCYSILQALGLRKTMVEYVACPSCGRTLFNLEEVLHEVREATKHLTGLDIAVMGCIVNGPGEMADADYGYVGKQPGYISLYRGREEIKKVPEAEGVKELINLIKADDRWIDP from the coding sequence ATGCAAACCCTGACAAACCCAGCAACCTTAGACACCACCATTCACCGCCGCAAAACTCGAAGCGTCAAAGTTGGTAATATCATCATTGGCGGCGGCTATCCGGTGGTGGTGCAGTCGATGATTAATGAAGACACCTTAGATATAGATGGCTCAGTAGCTGCAATTCGTCGCCTGCATGAAATTGGCTGCGAAATTGTCCGCGTTACTGTACCGAGTATGGCTCACGCCAAAGCTTTAGCAGAAATTAAACAAAAATTAGCCCTAACGTACCAAAGCGTCCCCTTAGTTGCAGACGTGCATCATAATGGCATGAAAATCGCCCTAGAAGTTGCCAAGCACGTTGATAAAGTCCGCATCAATCCAGGATTGTACGTATTTGAAAAACCAAAAACTAGCGACTACACCCAAGCAGACTTTGACGAGATTGGGGAAAAAATCCGCGAAACCTTAGCACCATTAGTAGTATCGTTGCGCGATCGCGGAAAAGCAATGAGAATCGGTGTAAATCATGGCTCTTTAGCCGAAAGAATGCTATTTACCTACGGCGACACTCCCGAAGGCATGGTAGAATCGGCGCTAGAATTTATCCGCATCTGCGAGTCTCTAGACTTTGGCAATATCGTAATTTCCCTCAAAGCCTCCCGCGTCCCGGTAATGGTAGCAGCTTACCGCTTAATGGCGCAGCGTATGGACGCATTAGGGATGGATTACCCCTTGCATTTGGGCGTTACCGAAGCCGGAGATGGAGAGTACGGACGCATCAAGTCAACGGCGGGTATAGCACCACTTTTAGCTGATGGAATTGGCGATACAATCCGAGTATCGATCACCGAAGCCCCAGAAAAAGAAATCTCCGTTTGTTACAGCATCCTGCAAGCTTTGGGATTGCGAAAAACAATGGTAGAGTACGTTGCTTGTCCTTCCTGCGGTCGAACGCTGTTTAATTTAGAAGAAGTATTGCATGAAGTTAGAGAAGCAACCAAACACTTAACGGGTTTAGATATCGCCGTTATGGGTTGCATTGTTAACGGGCCCGGAGAAATGGCGGATGCTGATTACGGCTATGTAGGCAAGCAACCAGGCTATATTTCTTTGTATCGGGGTAGAGAAGAAATTAAAAAAGTCCCAGAAGCTGAAGGGGTTAAAGAATTGATTAATTTAATCAAAGCTGACGATCGCTGGATCGACCCCTAA
- a CDS encoding elongation factor G encodes MSEKVKLGTCNVAIVGPYLSGKTSLFESLLSVTGAISRKGNVRDGFTVGDNAPEAKERQMSVEVSAANTKYGDISFTFIDCPGSVEFAQETYNALMGVDIAVVVCEPSSDNGHGLHQKVLTLAPLFKFLDDWEIPHLVFINKMDRSSTNFIDVLHALKSVSSRPVVPHQYPITEDEHISGFIDLVTEQAYHYHPGAAADEVAFPAALKSQEQAARTEMLEELANFDDHLLEELLEEINPSAEEILQDLKLELGADLVVPVLFGIAELDYGVRPLLEMLLKEAPTPETTAQRRNIPKNIATPLAQVLKTYFTPQGGKMSLVRVWQGELTEGIVLNGVRVGGLYRLVGQQQKSVNTAEAGEIIAISRLEGVKTGDTLTTNGDRFSLVKAAKITPVYAIAIAPQNRNDEVKLSSALTKLSEEDPALAWEQHGDTHEVILWGQGEIHLQVALDRLRRKYNLPMATHLPQVPYKETIRKPIASIHGRYKHQSGGHGQFGDVYLEIEPLPRGGGFNFRDTIVGGVVPKQYIPGVEMGVREYLTRGSLGFPVVDVAVTLTSGSYHSVDSSEQAFKQAARIAMQTGMAKGEPTLLEPITKIEVSTPSEFTSKVLQLVSGKRGQILGYEPINDWQGWDKVTAYLPQAENFNFIIELRSLTLGVGSFQWQYDHLQEVPEKVAEKIFSPK; translated from the coding sequence ATGTCAGAAAAGGTGAAACTAGGGACTTGCAATGTTGCCATTGTCGGTCCCTACTTGAGCGGTAAAACCAGTTTGTTTGAAAGTTTGCTATCCGTTACTGGAGCAATTTCTCGTAAAGGTAATGTTAGGGATGGCTTTACAGTCGGAGATAATGCTCCCGAAGCCAAAGAGCGCCAAATGAGCGTTGAAGTTAGCGCGGCTAACACTAAATATGGAGATATTAGCTTTACTTTTATAGATTGTCCAGGTTCAGTAGAATTTGCCCAAGAAACCTATAACGCGCTGATGGGTGTAGATATAGCCGTCGTTGTTTGCGAACCAAGTAGCGATAATGGTCATGGACTGCATCAAAAAGTCCTGACTCTTGCTCCTTTATTTAAGTTTCTGGATGACTGGGAAATTCCCCACTTAGTTTTTATTAACAAAATGGATCGTTCCAGCACAAATTTTATTGATGTGTTGCACGCGCTAAAATCTGTTTCTAGTCGTCCCGTTGTGCCACACCAGTACCCCATTACTGAAGACGAACATATTAGCGGATTTATCGATCTAGTTACAGAACAAGCTTATCATTATCACCCCGGCGCGGCTGCCGATGAAGTGGCATTTCCCGCCGCTTTAAAGTCACAAGAACAAGCCGCGCGTACAGAAATGCTGGAAGAACTAGCAAATTTTGACGACCATTTGTTAGAGGAATTGTTAGAAGAAATTAATCCCTCCGCCGAAGAAATTTTGCAAGACTTGAAGCTAGAATTAGGCGCAGATTTAGTTGTTCCGGTATTATTTGGCATCGCAGAACTTGATTATGGGGTGCGTCCGTTATTAGAAATGCTGTTAAAAGAAGCCCCTACGCCCGAAACTACTGCCCAACGGCGCAATATTCCTAAAAATATTGCTACTCCTTTAGCGCAGGTGTTGAAAACTTATTTCACTCCCCAAGGTGGGAAAATGTCCCTAGTAAGGGTGTGGCAAGGTGAATTAACAGAAGGTATTGTTTTAAATGGCGTGCGTGTGGGGGGATTATATCGGTTAGTCGGACAGCAACAAAAGTCTGTAAATACCGCCGAAGCGGGAGAAATCATTGCTATTAGCCGCTTAGAAGGGGTCAAAACTGGGGATACTCTAACAACTAATGGCGATCGCTTTTCATTAGTCAAAGCTGCTAAAATAACTCCAGTTTACGCAATAGCGATCGCTCCCCAAAACCGCAACGATGAAGTAAAGCTCAGTAGCGCCTTGACTAAGCTTTCAGAAGAAGACCCGGCTTTAGCTTGGGAGCAACACGGCGATACTCATGAAGTTATCTTGTGGGGTCAAGGGGAAATTCATTTGCAAGTTGCCTTAGATAGGTTGCGACGCAAATATAACTTGCCAATGGCGACTCATTTACCCCAAGTACCTTACAAAGAAACCATCCGCAAACCTATTGCTTCAATTCACGGACGTTATAAGCATCAAAGTGGCGGTCATGGACAGTTTGGCGATGTTTATTTAGAAATTGAACCTTTGCCTAGAGGTGGGGGTTTTAACTTCCGCGATACGATTGTTGGGGGTGTTGTCCCAAAACAATACATCCCTGGGGTAGAAATGGGTGTGCGGGAGTATTTGACGCGTGGTAGTTTGGGTTTTCCAGTGGTAGACGTTGCGGTTACTTTAACTAGCGGCTCTTATCACAGCGTAGATAGTTCGGAGCAAGCTTTTAAACAAGCGGCGCGAATTGCCATGCAAACGGGAATGGCGAAAGGCGAACCAACTTTACTAGAACCCATTACCAAAATTGAAGTATCCACACCCAGCGAATTTACATCCAAAGTGCTGCAACTTGTAAGTGGTAAACGAGGACAAATTTTAGGCTACGAACCAATAAATGATTGGCAAGGTTGGGATAAAGTTACAGCTTACTTACCTCAAGCGGAGAATTTCAACTTTATTATAGAGTTGCGAAGTCTTACTCTTGGTGTTGGCTCTTTTCAATGGCAATACGACCATCTCCAAGAAGTACCCGAAAAAGTAGCCGAAAAAATCTTCAGTCCTAAATAA
- the ilvC gene encoding ketol-acid reductoisomerase has translation MARMYYDTDANLDLLAQKTIAIIGYGSQGHAHALNLKDSGMNVIVGLYPGSKSAEKAKNAGIPVHSVADAAKSADFIMILLPDEVQKTIYKQEIEPHLTAGKVIAFAHGFNIHFGQVVPPEDVDVVMVAPKGPGHLVRRTYEQGQGVPALFAVYQDASGQARDRAMAYAKGIGGTRAGVLETTFREETETDLFGEQAVLCGGLSALIKAGFETLVAAGYQPELAYFECLHEVKLIVDLIVEGGLAKMRDSISNTAEYGDYTRGPRIVTDETKAEMRKILQEIQSGQFARDFVLENQAGKPGFTAMRRQEAEHPIEEVGKDLRAMFSWMKKD, from the coding sequence ATGGCGCGGATGTATTATGACACAGATGCCAATTTAGATTTATTAGCTCAAAAAACCATTGCAATTATTGGATATGGTTCTCAAGGACACGCTCACGCCCTAAATCTCAAAGATAGTGGTATGAACGTAATTGTCGGGCTGTATCCGGGTAGTAAGTCTGCGGAGAAAGCTAAAAACGCAGGTATTCCCGTGCATTCCGTCGCTGATGCGGCAAAAAGTGCTGACTTTATTATGATTTTGCTCCCTGATGAAGTGCAAAAAACTATTTATAAGCAAGAAATTGAACCACACTTAACGGCGGGAAAAGTTATCGCTTTTGCGCACGGTTTTAACATCCACTTTGGTCAAGTAGTCCCCCCAGAAGATGTTGATGTTGTTATGGTAGCGCCTAAAGGGCCAGGGCATTTAGTTCGCCGGACTTACGAACAAGGTCAAGGTGTCCCGGCTTTATTTGCCGTATATCAAGACGCAAGTGGGCAAGCGCGCGATCGCGCGATGGCTTATGCTAAAGGTATCGGTGGTACTCGCGCGGGGGTACTGGAAACTACTTTTAGAGAAGAAACCGAAACCGATTTATTTGGCGAACAAGCGGTACTGTGTGGCGGATTGAGCGCCTTAATCAAGGCAGGTTTTGAAACCCTTGTAGCGGCCGGCTACCAACCAGAACTAGCTTATTTTGAATGTCTGCACGAAGTTAAACTAATCGTTGACTTGATTGTAGAAGGTGGACTTGCAAAAATGCGTGATAGCATCTCTAATACCGCAGAGTACGGGGATTATACTCGCGGGCCGAGAATTGTTACCGACGAAACTAAAGCAGAGATGCGGAAGATTTTGCAAGAAATTCAATCGGGACAATTTGCGCGAGATTTTGTGTTGGAAAACCAAGCCGGGAAGCCCGGATTTACAGCTATGCGCCGCCAGGAAGCCGAACACCCCATTGAGGAGGTTGGTAAAGATTTACGAGCGATGTTTAGTTGGATGAAAAAAGACTAG
- the ctpC gene encoding carboxyl-terminal processing protease CtpC, which yields MAISKQGLVIGATAAMLTAFAVNISGIYSPGKAFFKESPKQLVDEVWQVIDRSYVDGTFNQVDWQNIRKEYLSRTYTTKQDAYKAIRQMLEKLEDPYTRFMDPEEFKSLQVETSGELSGIGIQIAPDEKTKRITVIAPMEGTPAAAAGILAKDIITKINDKSTQGMNINEAVSLIRGKPGTEVNITILRNKQQRQFRVKRAKIELHPVRYSYQNSPNGGTGYIRLNQFSANASSEMRNAIKDLEKKNVAGYILDLRSNPGGLLYSSIEIAQMWLDEGTIVSTVDRRGTKDLEKANNRALTDKPVVVLVDGGSASASEILSGALQDNKRGVLVGTKTFGKGLVQSVRSLGDGESGMAVTIAKYFTPNGRDINKAGIKPDVVLELTEKQKEKLVSDRTKVGTPGDPQYDKALSVLTKQIAAQRSPRAEAVR from the coding sequence ATGGCAATTTCAAAACAAGGGCTTGTTATAGGTGCAACCGCAGCAATGTTAACGGCATTCGCTGTCAATATTTCTGGCATTTACTCGCCAGGTAAAGCTTTTTTTAAAGAAAGTCCCAAACAATTAGTAGATGAAGTTTGGCAAGTTATTGATCGCAGTTATGTAGACGGGACATTTAATCAAGTAGATTGGCAAAATATCCGTAAAGAATATTTGAGTCGCACTTATACAACTAAACAGGATGCCTATAAAGCCATCCGCCAAATGCTAGAGAAGCTAGAAGATCCTTATACTCGCTTCATGGACCCGGAAGAATTTAAGAGTTTGCAAGTAGAAACTTCTGGGGAACTTTCGGGAATTGGCATTCAAATCGCCCCCGATGAAAAAACTAAGAGAATAACTGTAATTGCCCCAATGGAAGGTACTCCGGCGGCGGCGGCGGGAATTTTGGCTAAAGATATTATTACCAAAATTAACGATAAAAGCACTCAGGGGATGAATATTAATGAGGCAGTATCATTAATTCGCGGCAAGCCAGGGACAGAAGTTAATATTACTATTTTGCGAAACAAACAGCAAAGGCAGTTTCGCGTCAAAAGAGCAAAAATTGAACTGCACCCAGTCCGTTACAGCTATCAAAATAGTCCTAACGGCGGCACTGGATACATTCGCCTAAATCAGTTTAGTGCTAACGCCTCCTCAGAAATGCGTAACGCGATCAAAGATTTGGAGAAAAAAAACGTAGCCGGATATATTTTAGACTTGCGTTCTAATCCCGGCGGCTTGCTCTACTCTAGTATTGAAATTGCCCAAATGTGGCTAGATGAAGGCACAATTGTCTCTACGGTAGATAGGCGCGGCACAAAAGACTTAGAAAAAGCCAACAATCGCGCCCTTACAGATAAACCAGTAGTGGTATTAGTAGATGGTGGCTCGGCTAGTGCTAGTGAAATTCTCTCTGGCGCATTACAAGACAATAAACGCGGTGTGTTAGTTGGGACGAAAACTTTTGGGAAAGGTTTAGTGCAGTCGGTACGAAGTTTAGGCGATGGTGAGTCAGGAATGGCAGTAACGATCGCTAAATACTTTACTCCTAACGGTCGTGATATCAATAAAGCCGGAATTAAGCCCGATGTGGTATTGGAACTAACCGAAAAACAAAAAGAAAAGTTAGTAAGCGATCGCACAAAAGTAGGCACTCCCGGAGATCCTCAATACGATAAGGCTTTATCGGTACTAACTAAACAAATAGCGGCACAGCGCAGCCCTAGAGCCGAAGCTGTGCGTTAG
- a CDS encoding amidase: MNQIDLAFSSALTQAQLVNSRQVSPLELVNLYLQRIEQLDSQLGSYFTVMAESAIAEAKVKTELLANSRTQLPPFFGVPIAIKDLNPVAGVRCTYGTPALMDNIATYDDGVITRLKQAGFIILGKTATSELGSFPYTEPMSFPPTRNPWNLDYTAGGSSGGSAAAVAAGLSAVAIGSDGGGSVRGPAFCCGLVGIKPSRGRISYAPVGDLLSGIPAIGSLTRTVADGAAMLDVMAGYVTGDPYWLPAPETSFLSAANQTPKPLKIAFSTSIPPLGEVENQCKQAVLDTVKVLTDLGHSVEQSCPDFTGLTEPFTTVWQAGVAYSGIPKQVLQPMNQWLYDQTGSAGDYLRAVAQMQVIARKIVAFFDTIDVLVLPTYMHPTIKVGEWANLSPQETFEKIINWVAPCPPFNATGQSAIALPTGFDSVGLPLGIQLIGRPAAEATIISLAAQLEAANPWNQHRPNFV, encoded by the coding sequence ATGAATCAAATTGATTTAGCCTTTAGTTCTGCCCTTACTCAAGCGCAATTAGTTAATAGTCGCCAAGTATCGCCTTTAGAATTAGTAAACCTGTATTTACAACGTATTGAGCAGTTAGATAGCCAGCTTGGTAGTTATTTTACGGTAATGGCAGAAAGTGCGATCGCTGAAGCTAAAGTTAAAACCGAATTATTAGCTAATAGTCGCACCCAATTACCGCCTTTTTTTGGCGTACCCATAGCAATTAAAGACCTTAATCCCGTTGCTGGGGTGCGCTGTACTTACGGAACTCCGGCTTTAATGGACAATATAGCAACCTACGATGATGGTGTCATTACCCGCCTCAAACAAGCTGGATTTATTATTTTAGGTAAAACGGCTACTTCTGAACTTGGTTCTTTTCCTTACACTGAACCAATGAGTTTTCCACCGACGCGCAATCCTTGGAATTTGGACTATACCGCCGGAGGTTCTAGCGGCGGTAGTGCGGCGGCGGTGGCGGCGGGTTTATCTGCGGTGGCGATTGGTTCAGATGGCGGCGGTTCGGTACGCGGCCCAGCGTTTTGCTGCGGACTGGTCGGGATTAAGCCTTCTAGAGGGCGTATATCTTACGCACCTGTGGGGGATCTTTTAAGTGGAATTCCTGCTATAGGGTCTTTGACGCGGACGGTAGCCGACGGAGCGGCTATGCTTGATGTGATGGCGGGTTATGTAACGGGCGATCCTTATTGGCTACCAGCGCCGGAAACATCGTTTTTGAGCGCTGCAAATCAAACCCCAAAACCTTTAAAAATTGCTTTCTCTACCAGCATCCCGCCGTTAGGAGAAGTTGAAAATCAGTGCAAACAAGCAGTTTTAGATACAGTCAAAGTTTTAACAGATTTAGGGCATAGTGTGGAACAAAGTTGTCCCGATTTTACGGGCTTGACTGAACCATTTACGACTGTATGGCAAGCTGGGGTTGCTTATTCAGGTATTCCCAAACAAGTATTGCAACCGATGAATCAATGGCTTTACGATCAAACAGGTTCGGCGGGAGATTATTTGCGGGCAGTGGCACAAATGCAAGTAATCGCTCGAAAAATTGTGGCGTTTTTTGACACGATTGACGTATTAGTTTTACCTACTTATATGCACCCAACTATTAAAGTTGGCGAGTGGGCAAATCTTAGCCCCCAGGAGACTTTTGAGAAAATTATTAATTGGGTTGCACCTTGTCCGCCTTTTAATGCTACTGGACAAAGTGCGATCGCACTACCTACAGGTTTTGATTCGGTAGGTTTACCCCTAGGCATTCAATTAATTGGTCGTCCCGCCGCCGAAGCTACAATAATTAGTCTTGCAGCACAGTTAGAAGCTGCTAATCCTTGGAATCAACATCGCCCCAACTTTGTGTAG
- a CDS encoding lysylphosphatidylglycerol synthase domain-containing protein — protein MKLKSLGRWLILGAVLFFLAKALKDNWQEVAQIKISSTGWLYLGSALGVTLVAHIWTGWVWSWIFQTLNQKVSGFWAVRVYLTTNIAKYIPGNIWHYYGRIRLATEANIPTSIATISVLLEPLILAAAALIVALVGTSQNRLLQVFMSAIVLIAIHPLILNQGIKLVSKLKNKGDNLQKIEHYPFLPLLGELGFLGLRGAGFVLTFTALHSVNINQIPILISSFSLAWLLGLVVPGAPGGIGVFEATATALLGALFSPGLILSVVALYRLISILAEVVGAGLVWVWDRFAKPA, from the coding sequence ATGAAGCTAAAATCTTTAGGGCGCTGGCTAATTCTCGGCGCGGTGTTATTTTTCTTAGCCAAAGCTCTTAAAGACAATTGGCAAGAAGTAGCGCAAATTAAAATAAGTTCTACAGGCTGGCTTTATTTAGGTAGTGCTTTAGGAGTAACGTTAGTCGCACATATTTGGACAGGGTGGGTATGGAGTTGGATTTTTCAGACTCTCAATCAAAAAGTTAGCGGTTTTTGGGCTGTTCGAGTTTACCTAACAACAAATATTGCTAAATATATTCCTGGTAATATTTGGCATTATTACGGGCGGATTCGGTTAGCAACAGAAGCGAATATTCCCACTAGCATCGCCACAATAAGCGTTTTATTAGAGCCGCTAATACTAGCCGCCGCCGCTTTAATTGTCGCTTTAGTTGGAACATCGCAAAATAGACTATTGCAAGTTTTTATGAGTGCGATCGTTTTAATTGCTATTCATCCGCTCATTCTCAATCAAGGTATTAAGCTTGTTAGCAAGCTCAAAAACAAAGGTGATAATCTCCAGAAGATCGAGCATTATCCTTTTTTACCCTTATTAGGCGAATTAGGCTTTTTAGGATTGCGAGGCGCAGGGTTTGTGTTAACTTTTACGGCGCTACATTCAGTCAATATTAATCAAATTCCGATTTTAATTAGTAGTTTTAGCCTAGCTTGGTTGCTTGGTTTAGTTGTCCCTGGAGCGCCGGGAGGAATTGGCGTATTTGAAGCCACAGCTACTGCATTACTTGGGGCTTTATTTTCTCCCGGACTTATTTTGAGTGTTGTAGCTTTGTACCGTCTAATTAGTATTTTGGCGGAAGTTGTGGGGGCGGGATTGGTTTGGGTTTGGGATAGATTTGCTAAACCTGCTTAA